From a single Candidatus Methylomirabilota bacterium genomic region:
- a CDS encoding transcription elongation factor GreA — MGLQEVVDNLRGELNALEREFKVEIPKKIEEARSLGDLSENAEFHAIKERQGFVHARIASLKQRIASLSAIDPRSVPQDRVGFGSVVHLLDSDSGENRVVKLVAPEESNGEKGWVSIASPIGRGLVGRQQGEEVRIQTPGGVKAFEVTKIITLHEQEGPFSV, encoded by the coding sequence ATGGGTCTACAAGAGGTCGTAGACAATCTGCGGGGCGAGCTGAACGCTCTAGAGAGGGAGTTTAAGGTCGAGATCCCGAAGAAGATCGAGGAGGCTCGTAGCCTGGGGGATCTCAGCGAGAATGCGGAGTTCCACGCGATTAAGGAGCGACAGGGATTCGTCCATGCCCGGATTGCCTCTTTGAAGCAGCGTATCGCCTCCCTCTCTGCCATTGACCCGAGGTCCGTTCCCCAGGATCGCGTGGGATTCGGCTCGGTTGTGCACCTTCTCGACAGCGACAGTGGAGAAAACCGGGTGGTTAAGCTTGTCGCACCCGAAGAGAGCAATGGAGAAAAGGGATGGGTTTCAATCGCCTCGCCCATCGGCAGGGGCCTGGTCGGTCGGCAGCAGGGGGAAGAAGTCCGTATCCAGACCCCTGGAGGTGTAAAGGCCTTTGAAGTGACCAAAATCATTACGTTGCACGAGCAGGAAGGCCCTTTTTCGGTTTGA
- a CDS encoding DUF262 domain-containing protein, producing MQIIDLVHRFDTGEILLPMMQRDYVWKAAKVVKLLDSLYKRWPIGCFYVWHTTQPQPSKTRVGAGTPARRSIDGFYGFLLDGQQRLTSLSLAIAGEAAEKSDTRAFFDVEKDRFFLGNSNKTVKKRIAASDPSLVPLSYLVAGQDADSKALQTTIQRVIDGLREWKRLDGTSDTEIQYRTRLQAAATILHQDALCDEFHNDHVEAAIEVFSRLNKGGTTLSAGDVEAARLSQEATAHIVDPMRSFVQDPDVMALGFNFSFVTRALVTIHRGSSRFVNLPRNWAASAEELDASWSATRKGLQYAAKLVREELGWTTRRWLPSANALIPVAYLFKNHTRSPSKKERELLKRYLLLTGLRGLFRGSVETSINTFVNPIKTAHANTKNRALLLVNRIPQNRLFKIKPEDIRSTTGMYSPFMQIYLSYLISKNAKSWPSGRSIREVALGLIPGDPLAVHHIFPREFMMELGLPPEQFNTMANYAILAQSDNAELADDPPAEAYAKLSSQERNMASVQLFFRISDELLDPQAYDEFLDHRAKNLANALNSFLEL from the coding sequence GTGCAAATCATTGATCTCGTCCATCGCTTCGATACTGGAGAAATTCTGCTTCCCATGATGCAACGAGATTACGTTTGGAAGGCGGCCAAAGTCGTGAAGTTGCTTGACTCCTTGTACAAACGCTGGCCCATTGGCTGCTTCTATGTGTGGCATACCACGCAGCCCCAGCCAAGCAAAACTCGGGTAGGTGCTGGCACTCCTGCTCGTCGCTCCATTGATGGCTTTTATGGATTCCTTCTTGATGGGCAACAGCGCCTCACTAGCCTCTCCCTCGCTATAGCCGGGGAGGCTGCCGAGAAGTCCGACACCCGCGCTTTCTTCGACGTCGAAAAAGACCGTTTCTTCCTGGGCAACAGCAACAAAACGGTCAAGAAGAGAATTGCTGCATCTGACCCAAGCCTTGTTCCGCTCTCTTATCTCGTTGCCGGTCAGGATGCTGACTCAAAAGCCTTGCAAACGACTATCCAACGAGTCATCGATGGTCTTAGAGAATGGAAACGACTCGATGGCACTTCAGATACCGAGATCCAGTATCGAACCCGTCTTCAGGCCGCAGCAACAATTCTGCATCAGGACGCGCTTTGCGATGAGTTCCACAACGATCACGTCGAGGCTGCAATTGAGGTCTTTTCGCGCCTAAACAAGGGTGGCACTACTCTATCCGCAGGTGACGTCGAAGCGGCGCGCCTATCACAAGAGGCTACAGCGCATATTGTCGATCCAATGCGCAGTTTCGTCCAAGACCCAGACGTGATGGCGTTGGGTTTCAATTTCTCATTCGTAACTCGCGCCCTCGTGACAATTCATCGCGGCTCGTCTAGGTTTGTGAATCTACCCCGCAACTGGGCTGCTAGCGCTGAAGAGCTTGATGCATCTTGGTCCGCGACCAGGAAAGGCCTGCAATACGCCGCGAAACTAGTCCGCGAAGAGTTAGGTTGGACCACTCGACGCTGGCTCCCCTCAGCCAACGCTCTTATTCCTGTCGCCTACCTATTCAAAAATCACACCAGATCGCCATCCAAGAAGGAGCGCGAGCTGCTAAAACGCTACCTTCTTCTGACTGGCCTACGGGGTCTCTTCCGAGGATCTGTCGAAACATCGATCAACACCTTCGTGAACCCAATCAAGACAGCTCACGCAAATACAAAAAACAGAGCGCTCCTTTTGGTGAACCGCATTCCACAGAATCGGCTCTTCAAGATCAAGCCTGAGGACATCAGGAGTACAACGGGAATGTACTCGCCTTTCATGCAGATTTACCTTAGCTATCTTATTTCCAAGAATGCCAAGAGTTGGCCGAGCGGCCGGTCCATTCGTGAGGTTGCCCTGGGCCTGATTCCCGGAGATCCCTTAGCAGTTCATCATATTTTTCCACGGGAATTTATGATGGAGCTTGGATTGCCGCCCGAACAATTCAACACCATGGCCAACTATGCAATCCTCGCTCAATCCGACAATGCTGAGTTGGCAGACGATCCACCAGCAGAGGCATACGCTAAGTTGTCATCGCAAGAGCGTAACATGGCCTCGGTTCAATTGTTTTTTCGCATATCGGACGAGTTACTGGATCCTCAAGCCTACGATGAATTCCTTGATCATCGTGCGAAGAATCTTGCGAACGCACTAAACTCATTTCTTGAGCTATAG